The Macaca mulatta isolate MMU2019108-1 chromosome 9, T2T-MMU8v2.0, whole genome shotgun sequence genomic sequence catattggccaggctggtctcgaactcccgacaggtgatccacctgcctcggccccccaaagtgctggaattacaggcgtgagccactgcacccagcacaaTGCAGGCCTTAAGAGGCAGAGTCAGCCAGGTCcaagtaatcccagcacattgggaggccgaggcgggcggatcatgagatcaggggattgagaccatcttggccaccgtggtgaaacctcctctcttctaaaaatacaaaaattagctaggcatggtggtgcatgcctgtagtcccagctactcgggaggctgaggcataagaattgcttgaacccaggaggcagaggttgcagtgagccgagactgcgccactgcactccagcctggcaacagagcaagactccatctcaaaaaaaaaaaaaaaaaaaaggcaggctcTTTTGGATTTCCTTCTGGTACTCCTGACTTATCTTTCCTGGGTTTATAGAACAAATATAGTGACAGTCCCCAGCCTGGACCTGGAGCTACAGTGCTGCTAGACTCTTCTCAATGGTTTTCCGGTTGTGTTCTGTCCTTcctttactattttctttcataGACAGTCAAGATCTAAactaatggttttttttttccaaaagcaatAGCTTCTGAAGATTTTCACCAAGCAGGAGCTAGGGAGGAAGTAGTTGTTGCATGCTATAACTCACCCCTTTCCTGTTGAGTAATGCTGTAGAGGTTGGATTCAGTGGCAACTGGTTTGCTAGACTTTGACTTCAGAGTAGATGAGCTCCTAGTTTTATGAGAGAACATGTAGATACAGCCAGCTTGTTGGCATGCACAGGCAATCTCTTCCAAAGGTGTTTGCTGGACTAAGGAGTTAAAGTTCAACATTTCTTCCTACCTGATTTCTGTTTTGGAAATGTTGGCTTCAATTGTTTCAACTGAAATAAAGGTCATTTGAGGCTATCAGGACAACCAAGACTGTATCCCGAATATTATCTACTGGTCCACATCGCAGGGAGGGGGTAAGACTCACTGCACCCAGACGTTTGGGTATCTTAAGCCTTGTAaattatttagtttaaaatatactCTGTGATAATtgagatgttttgtttttaaattatttttaaaatagtgttttacTTTAGAACATACTATGAAATGTTTTGGTATGTAAGTATGGTCGTGTGTCTCCATTTTGACCTTTAAATTAATATTGAGCAAGGGTATATGCACATGTACTTGCCAAAGCCAAGCTGAGCATGGCTCAATTAACTGCAGAGGAACAGGGCAGGCTGGGTGGGGCTAGCTCGGGAATTCTACCCACTCACTGAGCAAAATCAGGCACTTGGGGAAGAGCTTGAGCTGGAGAGCTAGTAGGAAGCCCAGCCCAGCCAGTGAAACATGGAGCCTGGAGAACACAGCCATCAGCCAAAAGCGTAGTCTGGTAAATGGTCTGCATCAGGGAAGAGGGAGTCCCAGTCAGGATTCCGGAGTAAGAAAGCAGGGCGGCAGAGGCCCAGTAGCATGTGTAAGAGTGCCAGCCGCAGGCTAAGCTCTAAGAGCAGCGCTTCCGCTACTTCCTGTGGGGTAATGGCAAGATCATGGCAGGACTTCAGGCTTAAGGGGCCTGGGTATAGTTAGCAGTTCTTCGAGACAAGAACTCGGATAGAAGGAAAATGACAGATGGGAATCCTGTTATCAGAACTGAGGTGCACAATACTGCTCAGAATCCCGGGAGCCAGGCAGTGCTCAGAGCCAAGACAAGGTCacgactggcctggggacaggcTTGGCTTGGTGCTGAGTGAGTCCCAGAGCCAGGAGCCAGAGCTACCTCAGTTCTGCTGGCCTCATTAGGACTAGTCCTGGACACCAAAGCCAGGTAAGCCGGTCAAGTGGCCCTAGTCATTGTGGGAGAGGCGCACTGCAGAGACAGGGACGGGCCCTGATCTGGCTTTTACAATGAAAGCAACCCTGTGTGATAACAAGACAGCCATGTAAGAGTGGCTGCAGGAATGAGTTAGTATTTCACACCAGAACCTACCTGAGGACTAGCAAAGATGAATAAGCAAAGGCCAAGTGCTACTGAAACGCTGTGAAGATGGCCCCATGTTTCCTGTGAACTAATTTTCCTATCTGGAGGCAGTTTCACTATAGGAAAATTTATCACCAGTGATGTCTGCCCTTCCCCACCCCCGACCCCACCACCCTCTTATCAGGAGTCACTATGAGATGCACCTCAAGAACACTAATTGGATAGAAGAGAATCAAAGACAGTGGTCTGTGTTTCCTCCTCCTATAAAAAATGAGGGTATGATTTTATACTGGCAAAACACCTTCGATTCCACATGGCATCCTCCATAACCCTCTGGTTGTGGCAATAGCCATTTGCCACTGAGTCAGAGGCCTCTGATTTGTCTTGCCACATCTGCCCAAATAATGACCTCTCAGTTCACTCCTCCAACCTGCTTCTGGAGAGAATGGCTTCCTTAGGACCGTACGTGTAGGAGCTGCGATCTGTCATCATCTAGGGGACTCAGGAGCCAGCTGTATGAGTCATCCAGTCATCTACTCCCACAATTGTCCATAGAACACCTAGCCCTGTCACTTGGCAAGCAGGCCCTCTTTCCGTCCCCATCTTCCCCAACTTGGGTACCCGGCAGAAGGCATATACTCTCCCAGTGACCGCCTTAGCTCTCCAGGCACCCTTCTCCATCTGGGCACACTGATAAAGGATGTTTCCTTTCATCAAAATGACTTCTTCCCTTACCAAACTCCAGTAGCACTTTAGGATCATGCTTAGCCTGTCTTGTAAGCATTATTGATTATGCATCTGTCTCCCCTACAAGATGTAAGCTCTGGGAAAGCAGGGACTGTACATACCTTGTTCATCTTTTTGTCCTTCACCATCCTTGGCCAAAAAtagattctgcatttctgttgCTCACAATGGACAACACTGTTGATGTTGGTGACATGTTAGTAACATGTACATAGCAGAAAGATAATCTCATATATCTTAAATAGTGAAAGTCAGGAAGTGGCTCGGTGAAAATCCTTGGAGCCATTAGTCTGATCTAtaaagctaataataataataactacagtTTATCAAGTGCCTACCATGTAGGCTTTGTACTACATGTTTTaattacattatctcatttaatcctcaatcCTGCACTGTATGGTTATCTCCACCAAAGGGGGAAACAGGTTTAGAGAGAGGGTAAggaatttttctcatttcaccACTTAATAAGTGGATTCAGACTCAAGTCTGTTTCTGTTATGCCAGGTTATTCACTGAGTGCAGCCTTCTCTCCAGCTGGTAGGAAAATCAGGTATTAGAGCTTGTAGCAATGTCGCAGAAGCCTTCCCCAACTTTCTCTCATGGCTAAAGTGGCTTCTAGGTGAGAAAGAGTTGGCACCCCCACTGGCATTCGCTAATCTAGGGTGCCGAGGGCCTTCCAGAGCACCACAGTGTTGCTTCTTTTAGGTAGCCAAGGATAACTTTGGGAATGTGAAAAGGATAAAAGACTGGGTGCTGGTCTTAGCAAATCCTACTACAAGTATGCTGATAAAATGAATAGTGATAGCACACTTTCACTATTCTGATCAGTAGTGTGGTTTTCTGATTCATGTATTGTCCGTTGGATCTTCACTAATTGTTTATTTAACTGAGGGCTGCTGTCATCGATAGAGGTTGTTGGCacattttaactctgtgagtaaaaTGTAATAGCTAGAATTTACTGAGCACCAGGTAGTTTAAGTTGATGCATTAATTTAATACAACAAACTTCTGAGGTAGATtgttatcatctccattttacagagaagaaaactaaagcttagagaagttgcccaagatcacatagttAGTGTCAAAGCTGGGGTTCAAACCTAAGCAATCAAACTTGAGAGTTTATACTTCCTCTTTCTCTGATTCCCAAAAATACTTGCTGTCTTATTCATCATCTTAGTTTACTGTGGATCTCCAGGGACAGCAGGCATcagttaaataaaacattacattaTACTGGGCTTGTGTTTTCTTTCCCACTCCATTTGATGATAGAATAGCTATGACACATGATATTCACATGTTATCTCATTAAGCAATTATACCAATAATACCATGAAATTTCCACATTTGCAATTGTtgtagcatttctttttctttgtccaaTAGTAAAGCATTATTGCCCTAGAGTCATAGAGACCCGAGTTTGATTCCTACCTCTTCACTTTTCTATGAAATGGGCATAATAATTATGCTAAACTCTTAGGGTTGTAATAAGAATTAAGCAAGAttataatatacaaaaaaaaacttagcatGGACCCCAGTATCAGGAAGCCCTCAACTGATGTTGGTATTGTTTGTATTATCACTTTTCTCTATCTCAATCTGCTAGAAGAGAATGCATATTAGGAGACAGATTAAACAATCACTGGCTTATCTCTCACAGTTATCCACTTGAAATATTGTCATTCATATTCTTTATGGAATTCTTTGCTGAATTGTGACCAGTTTTCTAGCCTTTGAAAAAGGACAGAAGATGAGTAATGGACAGATAAGTTATGTAATTTACTATTTTCCAGTGAGAAACCCCATTGTTGGGAAGTATGATTTGTGCCTTGAGAAGGTGATGGATGAAAATATTATGATGACTCCCCTCAGACAAAGATGGTCTAGAGCAGCAGCTTCAAGATCAATGGGAATACCTAGACCGCAAACAGCTTCCTGGAGAATCCTGGAGGAATATGGCAGACAAGTCATGGTTCTAAGATGTGTTCAGTGGAAGCAGCCGCCTTTCAGGCTGTTGTGGAAAGGACATTTTGTAGCTCTCATTGCCCTTGAAAGCTGAGGAGGCACAGGGGGCTGGTCATCTGAAGGCTGTGTGGCCCTGGCTATTTCATCTTGGAAATCTAGAAAAGTCTTGTATGAACAAGCTTAATGCTTCACAATTTCGGTTTTCTTGGTGTCTTACAGATACCAAGTTTTCCATCTTGGGGATGCTCTGGTCACAGGTTAGACCAAGCTGTTCTCAGCAGTCTGGAGCAGACACAGAAAAGGCAGGTTCATGTTGGTCCTGCGCGCTGGCAGAACATTAAGAAAACCCTGcatatggccgggcatggtggctcacgcctgtaatctcagcactttgggaggtcaaggcaggtggatcacctgaggtcgggagtttgagaccaggctgaccaacatggagaaaccccatctctactaaaaatacaaaattagccgggcgtggtggcacatgcctgtaatcccagctgctcaggaggctgagacaggagaatcacttgaacccgggaggcggaagttgtggtaagctgagatcgcgccactgcactccagcctgggcaacaagagtgaaactccgtctcaaaaaaaaaaaaaaaaagaaagaaagaaaaccctatTTATACTCACAATATAATGGTTGGGGAGGGGGGGACGTATGTATAgtaaatgggggaaaaaagccagattataaaattatttctacacTTTGGTGCcaattttactttgaaaattaaaCGCAGTACACAAATTCATATTTATAAGGGGAAGACAGGAAAGAACACACTTGAACAGCATAGATTTAACAGTCATTTCTTGGTGGAATTACAAGTGCCTTTATTGTcttaagtctatttttaaaaaatttttaaatatttatatatttttttgagatgtagtctcgctctgtcgcccaggctggagtgcagtggcacgttctcggctcactgcaagctccacctcccgggttcacgccattctcctgcttcagcctcccaagtagctgggactacagccacccaccaccacgctcggctaatttttttgtatttttagtagagacggggtttcaccatgttaaccaggatggtctcaatctcctgacctcgtgatccgcccacctcggcctcccaaagtgctgggattacaggcatgagccaccgcgcctggcctattctcTTAACTcttacgtgtgtgtatatgtatatattaactcatgtatgtatatgagtgtgtgcatgtatatatatatatataaattttttaagagacaggaactccctgtcacccaggctggggtgcatcggcacagtcatagctcacagcagcttcgaactcctgggctcaagcagtcctcccacctcagcctcctgagtagctaggactacagacacatgccaccttgcccagctaattttttaatatttttggtagagacgggatctggctatgtttcccaggcttgtctcaaactccttgcctcaaatgatcctcctgcctcagcctcacaaagtgctgggattacaggcatgagccacaccatcaacttttttatatttctcaatGTTGAACAATGAAACAGTAGAAACTCAGAAAATCAAAAATTGTGATAATTAGGGGAAGATGTTACTTGGAGTCATGTCAATATGGAGTAATAAAAAGCTCGCAGTGCAGAACAATGCCTGTGGTATGCTGCTATTAGTATAATAGTATAATGAAGGGGGTAACAATTTACATGACTTGCttgtatgtgtataaaatatcCCTGGAAGTCTAAGTCAGAAATCACACAGGGTTGGCCATGGGAAAGGAAACTGACCTGTAAGGGATGGGTGGAATGGAGACTTTCTTTCCACTAGCAACCTttttatgccttttaaaaaatctagtacCTAtgagctgggagcggtggctcacgcctgtaaccccagcactttgagaggctgaggcgggcggatcacctgaggtcaggagtttgagaccagcctggccgacatggtaaaatcccatctctactaaaaatacaaaaattagttgggcatggtagtgggcagctgtaatcccagctactcaggcagctgaggcaggagaatcgcttgaacctgggaggcaaatgttgcagtgagctgagatcgtgccgctgcactccagcctgggcaacagagcaagactctgtctcaaaaaaacaaaaaacaaaaactagtacCTAtgttaaaagttatattttttgaatatgtatgtatatattaatatattttttctatttttatgatgCCAGGAGTTCCTGAAAACTGGCAGAAGGTGCACGGTTATACGTGAACTGTATGCACTACTGTATTTACCATTTCAAACACGCAGTCTGATCTACAGTAGGCGGAGTGTCTGCACGTTACCACCCACCAGACCGTGTGATGCTATTTACCTAAAGGCCCGCATGTCAAATGCACATCCtcattcaccaccaccaccacaaaaagTTTTACTGTGGCCCATCAAGCTTCCATTTTTGCCCTGGCTTGCATGGAGCCTAGAGCTATGTTTTGTCTTTAGCCAGGTTTTCTAGTACAGCCAGACTCCTCCCTATACCTACCCTATTTGttatttctctgtcttcttttaaaTCCTGTTCTAATAGCTTTTCATTTAGTTAAAGCTATGATTTTACCTATATGCAGTTTCAAAACCGTTTTGGAAGGCAATAGGATATatgttagttatctattgctatgtaacaaatcacTCCAAAACTTAGAAACTTAAAACagcaatatacatttaatatatctCACAGTCTTGGGGGGTCAGAAATTTAGGAACGTTCTGGCTTGGAGTCTTTCAAGAGGTTGCAGTTAAGACATCAGCCAGAGCCACAGCCATTTGCAAGCTTGACTGGGACTGGAGGGTCTTCTTCCCAGATGGCTGGCAAGTTGGTGCCAGCTGTTGGTGGGACCTTCGATGCTCCCCGTATGGGCCTCTCCGCAGGCAGCTTGAGTGCCCTCGCGACAGGGCAGCCCCTGCAGCAGACGATCCAAGGCAGAACAAAGCAGAAACCACAGTAACACACACTCGCACTTCAGCCACATTCTCatcattagaagcaagtcactgaGTTCAGCTAAATCCAAGGGGAGGGACACTAGTTTCTACCTTTCGAAGAAAGGAATGTCAAAAACATGAACATGTTTTAAAACCACCATGGGTTATGATAATCCATTATTCAATATCAGATTAGTCAACTGGAAAGTGATGGGAAGGTACTTTCAGCAGGAGGAACAATGACTGAGTACCTTCTGTGTCCTAGGCTGTGTACTTCACACACATtattgtgtttattattattttttttttgacaggatctcactctgtccccccaggctggagtgcagcggtgcgatctcagctcactgcaacctctgcctcccgggttcaagcgattctcatgtctcagcctcctgagtagctggggactacaggcacgcgccacgactctcagctaatttttgtatttttagtagagtcaggatttcaccacgttggccaggctggtctccaactcctgacctcaagtgatctgcccaccttggcttcccaaagtgctggaattaaacggtgagccaccatgcctggcctgggttTAATTTCATGAAAActttttctcagttttacagatgaggaaggtgAGACTAAGTGGAGATACGGTTTGCCTGAGGTCACGTCGCTAGTGTCAGAGTATGTCGAGCACATAGCCTGAAGCCACAGCTGTGCCATCACCTACCTCAGTGGAAAATGGAAAGCATTCCCAAGTACGTGCTACCTTGACTTATCTAAGCCATGTCCATTTTGCCACCAGGGAGAAATGTGATCAATACCCCCAGCTGAGTGAATTCTATAAGAGCTGTTTAATTTGTCTCTAAATGTTCTGGATCTTAACTCCCCTTCGACGCACCTCTCCTGCTTTCTGCCGTTGCCAGTATTTGCCCAGTCCAGGCAGCGCCATGCCTGTCCTCACCCCTGACTTTGAGAGTCAGCCCACTCCTCTTCCCACTACAGCTGGCTGCGGCCTGGAGGCCAGTGGGGTCAACGAAGCAGGGTGGCATGGAGTGCAGGGGTGACAGGGCAAAGCCCTCCGTCTAGTGGGGACTGAGCCAAGCCCAGCAGGGCAGAGATAGGACGGCCCATCTCTCCCAGTGCCATGCTGGACTGCAGAGGCCTGATAAGGCCAGGGAACCACCCACCCAACTATGTCTCCTCTTCCAAATAGAGATTTCTCCCCACACTGCTCTCCCTGCCATCGGTGGCCACATGGACGCTTTCCTCTGAGGGTGGCTGGCTGCCTTTCCCCACTGGGAGATGGAACGTGATCCGGGGCATGACCAGCTCTTTGGGGTGACAGGTGGAGTGGCTGGGGTCTGTGCTGAGAGTTCCTGCCTCTCCTACTCCCCTCCCTTCTCAGCATCAGCCAGTCCTGTCCTTCCAGAAAACAAACTTTTCTGATGGCTTCTCTAGTCAACACTGTCCCTTCTGCTGGGAGCTCATACCTGGGGAACTGCTGGAATTCTGGTCCCCTGGTAGTCTCAGCTCCTAAGGCACATTGTCTTGGCAGAAACCGTTCCCTGGGTTGGAGGTTCGAGGAGCCAGTGTTATTGTTGGAACCAGAGCTGGAGTAAGAAGCAGGTCAACAGCTGTTAGCCAGCATGCCAGTCTGTAAGGGACTTAAAATCCATTCTGATAAAGGTGGAGAGGATGAAAAACATCAACTTCCTGGAATTCCTCATAGGAAGTCTACTGTCTGTGGTTGAAAGAATACTATGGttggccgcagtggctcatgcctattatcccagcactttggaaggccaaagcggatggatcacttgaggccaggatttccaccagcctgctcaacatagcgagacctcgtctctattaaaaaaaaaattattttctaaaaaagaagACTCTGATGAAACACTCTGAGGTGGAGGAAGGCATTAAGACCTCTAGCATCCATTGGTTGCCAAAGATGACAATCTGGTTTACAGCAGGGCCTTTCTCtctgggtgtggttgtgtgttGGAAGCCCATCGCcgctcccaccccaccccacttgGCCCTCCACCCCTCTCTCTGTGCTCAACCCCTCTCTAGAAAAAGAAGTAACAGATATTGAGAGGGTATCAGCAGGCCGGGACACCAAGTTGTTAGTTCAAATAGAAGGACCAGGTCTCGGCCCGCCCTGGCTGGAGTAGCACACGTGTGGGGCAGGCTGCCCTCTGAGTAGGGGCTTTATGGGATGGATCAGAGCCACCACTGACTGGGATAAAGGGAGACTCTGCGGGGACCAAGACTATAAACTAGCTGCCCTGCCAGCTGTCCGCCTTCCCCTCAGACCTGCATGCTGGCTGTAAGGCCAGCAATTTGACCGGAATTTTTCCTGTCCTCTTAGATGGGGTTTATCCCTCACTTGACCTGGGACATTTGACATTGATGAACAAAGCAGGGGGAGTCCACATCCTGCCTGGAGGGCAGCTGGGAGTCAGTGCCAGTCCGTGTTGTGTGCAGATGAAAAAAGTCTTGCCTGGTGTGATGCGTGGGCCCTGGGAGAGGTCAGCCTAGGGGGAGAAAGTACAAAAGTGGTCAATTCCACCAGCACGTGTGGGACACCCTCAAGTCTAAGGCATGGCTCTGGAGGCTTTACCTGGACTATCGCCCTCCCAGGACAGCCCCACGGG encodes the following:
- the LOC144331345 gene encoding uncharacterized protein LOC144331345 encodes the protein MWTPPALFINVKCPSSGSNNNTGSSNLQPRERFLPRQCALGAETTRGPEFQQFPRGCPVARALKLPAERPIRGASKVPPTAGTNLPAIWEEDPPVPVKLANGCGSG